TCTCTACCAGCAGCTGGAGGGTGGCCTTTCTTTGTAGGAAGAAATCCTTCAGGAACCTTCTCTGAAGCTAAACACAGCCCGCAATCTTCCCACACTCCACCCTCGCCCCAGAGAATCCATCGTGCACTTCTCTGGGTGCTTGTGTACCAAGTCCACTTACACTTGTGGACTTGTGCTTATCATACTGTACTATAatgattccctctttgtctttctaTCCTGAGGGTCTGAGGATAAAAGATTGAATTCTGGGAACAGCTGGACCCAACCTGTcgcgcgcacgcgcgcgtgtgtgtgtgtgtgtgtgtgtgtgtgtgtgttgggggtgtgcAGGCAGAGTAGAGGGCACTGGGGGGCCTCAGCGGGAGAGCTGGCACCTGTAGTCCCGGAAGGTGTAGGCAGGAGGCTCCTTGATGCACACAAGGGTCTCAGCGTTCAAGATGCAGTTGTCCACATGGACTGGATGGCTACTGTCCTTCCTCTCAGCCTGTGCCTCTGGGGCCAAGGTAATGCAAGTTAGTGCTGGGGCACCTCAGGAGCTGTTGCAGCTctcttcttggtggtggtggtgggcgaTGCTCCCTAACATGAGTTTGGGTCTATGGAAATGGCCAATGAACTGGCGGAGGGGCTATCTCTGGCTAAGCCATAAGCCTAGGGGCCAGGACAAGCCTGGAGGGAACCAGCCAAGATACTGGGTGGAAAGGCACAATCCCGGTTTGTGGCTACACTACAATATAGGGAGGCCCAGGAAAGTGAAAACAAGGAGTTGGGAGGTGGGCAGCATGCAGGGTAGAGGATCGCAGGAGATAAGGGAGGGATGGCATGAAGAGGAGCACAGAAGAGCTGGCCAGAAAGGTAAGGAGTGAGGCTTCATAAGAGGccctgggagtgggggtgggtggagaaaccacacagggagaaggtggtgaAAGAGGACGGGCGTACTGTACAGTGCCAGGCAGACCACGTCCAGCACATGGAACACAACTGCCCCCAGCACAAACCTTGGACATGCCCTGTATAGGCTGGAGGCACTATTGAGTCACGGCAGATGGTTCCTTCTCCATCCCCACATGTCCAGCCAGTCACCAGGTCCTGTCCCTCCACCTCCCACACCTACCCCGtggcttctcttctctcctcccatgGGCACTCCTGAGTTTAGGCCTCAATCACCCAGGTCACTTCTGACCAGCCTCCCTGCCTCTGGTCTGAAATCTCTAGGCACACAGCAGCAAacagtaatcttttaaaaacaaaggccTCGCCAAGTCCTCCCGGCTCCCTCTGCCTATGCCCACACTCTTCCACCAGGAGGCTCCGTGGCACATACAGTCACGTGTCTGACAGATTCCTCTGGCTGTGCCCAGATTTTGACAGAACTCTAAACATCCAGAGGGAGCACGAGGCCCTCTAATCCCCACCCCCATCAAAAGCACATTAGGGCTGGGGCCCACTGAAGGCTGCAGTGACAGCAGCTGTGGACCCCCTGTGATCCCTGCAGCACTGGCTGTGCCTCACCCTCCTCAGGAAAGCAAAAGGGGGAATGTGGGAGAGGGAGCGGGAGGAATAACCCCAAATCTGCTCTAACTTGCAAATTAAGTAGCTCTCTCACAAGTTTGGTATTTAACAATTAGTAACAGAGAGCTTGCAACATAGCTCATGATTgatctaaaagataaaaaataaactcttgaATGTAGTTCTCCATGATGTGGCAACTCTCTTAGTTTCCCCAACTACCAGGCTGCTCCATGACCCCATTCCTTTGCACACATGGTTCTTTCTGGCTTGAATGTCTTCCTGCCACCTGTGTATTCCATAAACATATTCATCCTGCAAAACTGCTGTCACCTCCTCCGGGAAGCCTTCCTGACCCCTCGATAGGTTGCCCGTAACTTCCTCCTGCTACTGCTGCAGGTCGGGCTGGGCTGCCGTATGCTGGTCCATGCTGGCTCCCCAGCTAGGATGCGAGGGCCCGTGTGTgtccttctccacatcctcagcgCACTCGGGGAGGCTGCAGGGCCACGAGGCCTACCTTCAATTGCCGTGCGGCACACCAGGTGGGAGTAGGAGAAGTAGAGGGGGGTGTCCAGGCGGAAGTAGGACTCCATGACGCGCCGCACCTTCTCGGTCACATTGTAGTACAGGTGGGCGCTCTGCAGAGGGAccttcccttcctgccccagCTGCCAAGGAGACCGGGGTCAGCTGCCCTGAGTGCCCCTCTGAGGGCTGCCAGAGACACTGAGGTGCAGACCCCACACCGTGTCCCCCCACCGAAGGCACAGCTTCTGCCCCCCACACTGACACCCCCACCGAatgctctttccctctccttcccactTCTCTTCATGAACAAACTGCATGTCCTGCTCAGAGTTGCACCCCTCTGGGGTCAGCCATTCTTCAGAAAGCATTCTCATAGCTTTTGACGTGAGTTTTGTCTTGCTCACCTCATTTTTATTACCCTTGGTCTAACAGCCAGGACTCAAAAGTTAACCACATTCACTATAACTCCCCTCGCTCCGTGACAACTGGAACGTCGGCAGGCAGACGCTTTTTACCTCTCCCACCACCATCCTCAGATCCCCAACTTGAGCTTCCCCTCCTCCGCCCCCTCGGGCAGGCAGATTCCCTCCTTGTCCACATGCTAGAATGCTCACTACAGAGTTTACCTTAAGGGCTTTGAAGACAGTGACTCCGTAGAACTTTTCGTTGGGGGTATGTGGGGAGGTTTGACCCCGGTAGCCATCTCCTGAAACTGCTGCCACCTGCATGGCCCAAAAAACAAGGTGAAGTTAGCTAGGGCTGAGGAGGGCTTGATAAGTCAGTGCGAGCAGCAAGGGACAGGCAAATGCTCAACACCTATGGACCCTTAGGGAGAAGGCGCAGTCCCTGGGCTTTCCTTACGTTGGTCAGTCTCTGCAGCTCCTGACACTCATCGTTAGAGATTACGCCATCCATCACCACCCGCTGGGAACCATTCAAGTGTCTGGAGTTCATGGTGATGCTGATGCCTTCATACAGCAAGGGGCCACCTGCAAAGCAATGACAAGACTCCAGCAGCAGCTCTGTGACTCTCCATCGGATATTGCATCCTTGTAAGGAATAGAAATTCCAGTTGTTTCTTGTTCACTGGAGAAATCTCCCACTCAGTCATGTCCACAGGTATGTGGTCCAGAGGACAGAACTTAGAGTTGAAACGTGAGATCCAAGTCCTTGTCCTAGCTCCATTACCAGACAGATGCTGGCTCCTGGGCCTTCATAAATTGTTGAGGAAACATCATAAACACATTCTTAAAACATGACCTCTAGAATCAGAAAGAACTGGATGTGACTCCTAGATCCTTGACTTATTGGCTGTGTAACCTCtgccagttacttaacctccctgaggttaattttaattaattaattaaaattaaataattttaattaattaaacttcTCATCTATCAAACAGCACCTACCTCATATGTTTGATGTTAAGAACAAATAAGGCAAGTTAAAAGCTTAGCATaatatctggcacacagtaaatgctcaaaaaCGTTGGCTACCATTAAAttatcgtcatcatcatcatcatttatttaaaacaagagTCTTACAATCTGCCCAATGCACCTCCTGGGTAGTTATGAGAATCAAGAGAAATAACAGTAAAAGCTCTCTAAAAACAAAGGAATGCTGGACAAATTCTTTTCACATGCTAATCTTGTTAAATTAGCCCCTGTTAATTTAAGCAACTACAGGGCAAAGGCCAACATTTCTCTTACCGTTCTCATGGTGTCTCTCTGAGCTGGGGACATTCTAGAGACTTGATTTGACTCCATCTGTTTACTGAGGCCTGAGTGTGTGCAAGTGTGCTAGACAATGGCAGGGGTAACAGCCGAAGACAGTATCTGTTCTCCAACCATTACACAAATAACCAGCACATGGCAGACCAGAAATGCCCTTAGAATTGCAACAAAAAGGAGGGGATTCCAACAGGCTGAGAGATGAAGAAGGGCTTTGCATGGTATATCTGAGATACCTTCATGGGCAGAGACGGTGGGAGGTGTGTCAGGAGGAGGGACAAGCATGAACAAAGACTTGTGGGCAGAGGGCGGGCTCAAGGAATAAGGAGCAGCCCCGCTGGATGAAGAGAAGGTGTAAGCAGGAAGAGAGAATGTGCAGTTAAAGGGGTAGGCAGGGAGGGTCAGCGTCCCAGTATTTGGAAGACTGGGCTAGCATCCGAGTGTGCAAAGGGGCAAGGACAGACTAGATGAGGAGAGGTGGATGCAGACAGGAGGCGAAGGGGCCAGAATCAGGCCTGAGGCAACGGAAAAAGGAGGCGGTTGGGGAGAGACCAGGAACAAAGCGCAGCCACAACTGGTAGGCCTTCCAGGCGGATGGCAGGGCACAGGCAAGTGGGGGAAGAGGAGCCAAAGGAGACCTGAAGGTCTGGAGTCTTGGTAACAAGTCGAATGGTGGAAGTTAAGAGGAAAGTTTAGGAGCAGGAAGACAAGGTGAGTGCTGTCCTATAAATACTTACTTaagtgtcagcaccacgctcagccagtgagcgaaccggccatccgtatatgggacccgaacccggggccttggtgttatcagcaccgcactctacggagtgagccacgggccggccaatACTTACTTAAGTGAACTAAACTAGTGTTACTGTGACACAGGAGTCGTATTTCTTAGCCAAAGGCCAACTCTCAGTGCTCTTTCCAGGTGAAAGTCCTGTTGGTGAGCCAGGGACGCAGAGGCGAGGTTAAGCCCTCACACCCGCTGACTCAGATCTTGAGGCTGCCCCCACAACAGCTGCAGATGTACCCTGAGCTCCATCCTCTCACCTTCCCGGGTCAGCCTGCTCACATCCAACGACTCCTTGGTCTTCTCTTCCACAAGGGTCTCAATCTCTTTCATGAGGTTTCCGATCTCCTGGGAGATGCGTACAGCTGTTTCCCGTTCTGACCTGTGAGCACAGCTGCTCTGAGGACTGCATTCTGAGGCCAGCCTGGgctccctccccaccttcccaGACTGGACCTGCCCACCCCTTGCCAGGAGTTCACATCTGCCTGGGCTCAGGAAGCCTCAAGTGCTTCATCAGACCGATCCAATCATGCAGTTTCTTCAAGGTCCTCACTTCTGTTTCTCTTGCAATCTCTTGGGAATCACCTCTTCTGGAGTCCATGAATCCTAAAAGCAAGTCAGATAAAATTAACAAGGCAGGGTGGCCTACTTTAATCTTCTGGGTCTCAATGTATAAAATAGAGCCTAAAGGAGAAATCTACTTTCTCACCTGCCTCCTTTCAGGAGACAAAATCTCTGAACCTAAGTCACTTCCAGCTGCCAGagctcccctttccccttcctctctgtctctggtacCATGCTGGGCTCAGGCTGCACAGTGTACCCCTTACCCCGCTCTCAGCCCTATCACTATCCCCCCTCCCCACTGGCTCCTGCGCCCTGGCTCACCGGATCCACAAAGGGAATTCCAAAAACATCATAAGCGAAGAAAAGCAGTTCTTTCTCCAGCAGGCTTCGCTGGCGGTACTCCTGGGCACTCTGAGGAAACAAGGGGGAGCCATCCTCTAACTCTTGTGCTGCCCACCCCTGGCATCCACACTGTGGATCCCTGTGCAACTGGAGCCACCTCTCCCCACCATCACTGTACACCTGTTCCCCAGTTTGGGACATAAGTCTCACTCTGTGCTCAAGGGTTCCTCTTGCTTGGCACAAGCAGTACCTCTGAGGGTGGtataatcaggcttcccctgagGGAAAAAGCCACCTTCCTACACTACCCCAACCCCCACTAATCTCTGGGACAGAAAATCTGATGATTCTCGGGAGATGTGgaaatactcttcaaaaatggAGAATCCCTTCCTGACTTCTGTAAGAGTCCAGTACTCTTGTGttattcatttcatctttacAACTACCTCTGAGGTTGATActattatcttaattttacagatgaggaaaccgaggtaCAGCAAGGATGTGCAACTTGTTTAAGGCAACACTAGAGGAAACAGCAGAGCAGGGACCTACATCCAAACCCAGGTCTTTCCCATCCTAAACCCATGTACTTTCTACTCTCCATCTGCCTCCCATCAGACCCTGGCCAGTGTCTCCCTCCCTGAAGATGGACAGTGGCAGTGAGAGCAGCTGGGCTTGGCACTTGGGCCTTCCCACATGTGCTTGCAGGCAAGGCTTACCCAGGACAGGGAAATTGAGTACCCTCCAGGGTCACATCTTTCCCTAAGCGCCCTTCTAGTCTCCAAGCAGCAGAAGGAAtgaagagaagaggaagacattgtcagttgaaataaaaaatggggcagttcaaagagaaaaatgttacaGGAGTCAATGAGTCCTGTGTCATCTACTATATTTACCCAAGAGgaagatggaaatgttctcttaAGGAGTTTAAATTACTGGCTTCCTTCACCAAGTGCTATTATCTCATTCAACCCTCTCCAACAACTCTACGAGGCTGCTAGGGAGCAATTCCCACTcctgtcattcattcaacactgaTTTACTGAGGATCAGCTCTGAGGCAGGAACTGTCCAGCACTGGGACAGAGCAGAGAACAGACCTGGTCCCCACTGACCAGCCACAGGCCATGAgcaagttacttcatctctcAGAACCTAaacatcctcatctgtaaagtgggaagaGTGCCCGCCTCACAGGGCGGTTGGAATGATTCAATGAGGTGATGATATAGACtacccagcacagtgcttggtcTGGGCAGGGGCTCGACAGATGTTAGTTACCTTCTTTCCACAAGGAGAGTTCTACTTAAATAGACTAGATTGACCACACGGGTTTATTTCTCCTCCCCTGAACTCActaatattaaaaaaaggaaaaaaaggtattAACCAAGCAAGACAGAGGCTGGAAGAGGCATCTTAAAGCCCAGTCACCATCTAGTggccaaagaagaaaattacatggTGACCAGTCTCCACGTGGGAGGGGATGGCAAAAggattattcttttctctttttttatttctttcactttttattttagaagagacttatttctttctttctttttttttttaaagatgactggtaaggggatctcaacccttgacttggtgttgtcagcaccacgctctcccaagtgagctaaccagccatccctatatagggatccgaacccgtggccttggtgttatcagcaccacaatctcccaagtgagccatgggccggccctacaaGAGAATTAGTTCTACTGGAGACTCTGAGGATTCCACAGCTTGGCAGGAAGAATCTTGCTTTTTTCTTCAGAGTAATAGTCTTTGTGTTATAtagatttttctccttgttttggaGTGAGCTGGCAATAATGCTGAAGGATGGATGGGAGAGGACAGATGACGGCAAGAGGAAGGGATGAGGAGGAAAATGGAGCCAGAAAACTGGTgagaagagggctggctggttagctcagttgggtagagcaggGTCAAGGGTcgataccaaagtcaagggttccgatccccattctggccagctgccaaacaaaaaaagaaaattcctccTCTGTTCTAGAATTGATTCTtcccaaggttaagggtttggatgcctctactggccagccaacaacaacaacaacaacaacaataacaaaagacGGAAAGAAAATGGTtgtgaggaaaagaaaacatagcataGACTAAAAAATGATAGATCTCGGCTAAATGGTTTCAAGTGGGGGATGccaaagacaggaaggaaaatGCCTGCTGTGTGGTTCTGCTTTTCTGTGCCAACTCAGACATCTGGGCCCAGATAATGCTGGTAAGGCTCCCTGTATTCCCCATGCACCCCCCGCCCCATGCTCTCTTCTCCAAGTGACAAGCAGAGTCAGCGCACGCACACCCGGCACAGGCACCCGGCTCGCACCTCGactcctctccttctccctgcTCTCTTGCTCTCCTACTCTCTGGTCTGAGTTCGGGGCAGCTGCTGTAAGTGAGGCAAGACTCTTACCTCGCGGGGGCCAATGGATCTGGCCTGTTCTTCTCCAAGCATAGCTGCGTAGTAGGCCAGATTCTGGCTCATCACCTCATCgttggggaagaagaggagatagGTCTTGGCGCATTCAATAGCCTGTGTATAGTTTCCAACtgagaagcaaaaaaaaagatagctGAGAGGAAAGGGTTTAATCCTGGGAACAAGGAACCATTTAGCACCCAGTCTCAGCAAAGCCTGAGGCAATGGTGACAGGGCAAGGTGGCACCCACTACATAACATGATGGGCTGatttggggggaggtggggagttaTGGAATACACATACAATATGTAATTGATTTTAAGGTGTTCAATGTCCTCAAGGCTGCCTAACATTGAAACAAAAAAGCATTAGAACCCTCTGCATtcccttatctttaaaatgtcaCAAATAATTCAAATACCTCCCAATATCCTGCCTCAATACACCCAATCATTAAATCAATCTCAGAAATattcctctgtcttctttttcctaTGAGTTTTCAGAACAGGGGGAATGATTACAACATCAGACGTCCTCTTTAGCAGAACAGTTCCTGTTCACATGTGTTAGTCTCCTCAACTCAACTATGAACGTTGCATGCTCTTGAATATGCTGCAATGCTTAGTGCACAGCAGGAGCTCAGTAAAGGCCTGCTGACTCATTGGTTGTGGATACCGATAACCCTCCCAAGAGCATCGGTGCTACACCAGGGAGAAGGGCTGGAGAACATGCTGTGAGCTGGTTTAAACAGTAGCATACCCTTACTTTTgctattacttttaatttttattcaaaattagaTTACACATATTATAGAAGGGACAAGAAAGACAGGCCCTAGAGTCTCCCTCTCCCAGCTTTTTGGGCCAGTCGTTTATGACAAAATACTGAGGGACTGCTTGGGATGGTGCCTCCCACTGCCACAGAGAAGCCAAACGTGTAGAATAGGTATGGTGGCCGCAATCCCTGCTCACCTTACTTTTAGTGTCTCAGTTAAGgcagcagagaaagaggaaagaaagtagGTCTTACTGTTATAGTAGGCAAACTGCAGATAATTATAATGTGACGGGAGGAAGTCTTCAAAGGGCTTTTCTCGACTTGGGTGGGAAGCGAGTTCAGTGACACAGCTCTGCTTACAGCTGAGGACCTGGATGTAATGATCTGAAAGGAATCAAAGCAGGGATGTAATTACAAGGCCAATCTTTCTGGTTAATATGAACAAATCCAAATGGAAGCAATTTTCAGTCAGATTCCCAGATTTAAGAAGTTTGGGAATGAGGCAGGAGATGCTGTGTCTGATTTATCAGCACATGGACCTCCCAGCCCCAGGAGGCCCGGCCCAGGGCTAGGCTCTGCATTGCGCACCTGTGATGGCCTGGAAGAGGTCAGCCTTGTACTCGAGGTAGTTGTAGCCGTCGTAGTCATAGGGCCCTTCGCAGAGGGCACGGCACTCCTCATTGGCCACAAAGTACTCTTGCAGCGCCGCCTCTAGGTGGGGCACAGCTTCCTGCGGCTGTTCCTCTGAGTAGAGTCGCACTCCCAGCCGAAATTCCTGCTACTGGGAGGAAGGGGTACTCAAAGGCAGGCCACAAAGGAACCCTCTCCTTGCCCTCGGCCCCCTTCTCATGGATGGAAAGGGGTGACCTGGGTGGCTGCTACTGAATGAAGGCCTTTTGTAAATGGTCTATACCTGTTCCTTTAGAAGTTTACAAACATTTAACACTTAACCTGGATAAAAGATATGTGGGAGTTCATTGTAATTTCCTTGTGCTTTTCTGGAGGGCTAAAAGTTTTCAGATAAATacaatttgcttttaaaagtcaTTCTGAAATTGTTTCTAATACTTCTATTTCTAAACTATTAAAATGTAAGAGAACATAAGCTCCTTATAGAGATGCTATATCATCACAGTCAATATCTCTTATGGAACAGACTTTTCCTGCTAAACAAGCAGTATAAGAACATTGAGGAATACTGCACCACTTATTGTAGTGGTGACAGTAAGCGAAAACCTTATTGTAGTGAAAAGAAATATAAGTAGTAAATTAATATAAGATGGGTTATCATGCAGCCATTAAATATTGTGTTTTCAGGGCTgaccggttggctcagttggttagaaaatggtgctgataacaccatggtcaggggttcaatccctgtacccgcaagctgccaaaaaaaaaaaaaaattgtttcttttcaaagaaaatttgaagacatGAGAAAATGCCTCATGTCTTCACACTCATGACAGCTCAGAAAAGAATGATGAAAAACACATACACAATGTGACAGACACCGAATTAGGTTAAAAAATTAGATATGGAAGACTtaaaaaatatggcaaaataaCTACTGGTTTTCTTAAGGTGGCAAATGATTAgttaccattttatatttatctacgTTTTTCTAATGTTgtacaattaacatttattacttCTGTAGTCAGAAAACAATCCTAGTAAATGATACTtttgagggaaagagagagagaaagggattcAGTTTTCTTCACCATATGTGGTTTGGCCTCAAGATCCTTGAAGCTGGCCTCCTTCACTCCAGACATGGTTTGGTAGTAGTCTAGGTTCTGCCGCATCTCCATGTGCTCAGGATTGCCCACGAAGAAGGTGTGTGCTGCTGCTACGGCTTTCTCCAACTTGTTTATCTAAGGATGAAGCACAGGAATGTAATTCTCACATTCAGACTCTGAAAGTTTGTGTCCAGATGTGCAGTCCATGGGAAACAGGAAATCCCAGCCTCCCTGAACCTTTCAGAGCCTTTCATTGAGTGTGTCCAGCGTTGGCCATCCCCGTTGGCCACCCCCAGAAAACAAGCCTATTGCAGGAACTACCTACATACCAGAGTTTAGGAGTGCAGTGCCTCGGGCAGATTTGTAGCTATCCCAAATCAGGCATAGGGGTTCCCCTTAAAGGTCATATTGTGGGGGGAGTGTTATGGAAGACTACCTGCCTAAGCACTACATTCTCAAGATTCAGACATAGTGATTGagctgaagaaaatctaaggctTCAAGGATTTAGGGGTAGGGAAGAAAAAGCAGTTAATAATTAGACTGTGCCTAAGAATTTCCCTAGAAAATACTTTTCTGGGGGGCATGAAATAAAATCAAGTGTTTCCAATACATTCAGGGAAAAGGTGGGTGAATGAAAAATCCTAAGGTCCTTTACAAAATACAGAGGTGGTATCTTCTGACTCAATGCCCAGGGCTCATGAGGTTCAAACAAATAGTTATAAAGAAATCTGAGTGGAAAAAATGTGCTACACTATTTTACAATAATGCCCATAGCAATGGACTACAGCATATTAGAGTAACACAGGTTCACATATAAAACCCAAAATAAATCACTGATGATCTAGTGATTAACTACGTGGGCTTTGGTGTCCCACAGACTGGTGACAAATCTAGGTTTAATTATTCACTGGCTAATTATTCACTTGCTAGGctttagacaagttacttaaaagGTTACTCTTTAAACTCAGTTCCCTAATCTGTCATCTGGAGATAGCACTCACTACCTACCTCAAGAGATTGTTGGGAGGGTTAAACGAGATGATATACATgaagtttctaacacatggtgCTGGGCACATATTAAGTGCTGAATAAATGCTAGCTGATATTATTAATGcactaagaaaaaatttttattagcattgtTACTAGTAAATGCACACAAAGCAGTCAGTTAGGGGACCCAAGGTAAATAATTCCCcatctctgtacctcagtttgtTTAACTGTAATATTAGAAATTCTCTCAGTTCTGCCCCTTTTATGGCTATCTTTTTCTCCCACGTCTTTCAGTActgctcctgcctttctttcttcttccatctcctcactcccctccccacccccagccttctTTATTCTCTAAGCACTGAGGCACCTGACGTCCTTCTCTCCTGTGGATAAATGCACATGGCTCCGAAGCCTCATAATTGTTTGCCCTGCCACCACATTCTCCTTCTTCTAAGGCTTATTCTGCATGGTTTCCAGAATCACCATTCTAAAACCCATTTCTGGTGATGGTTCCTTGAAGCCTGCAGATTTCTCTTTTGAATCTGGCCTCACTTACCTTTCCAGTCTCCTCTCCTGCTGCTCCCCAGGCACATCCAGACACCCCAATCACAACAATTGACTTTTTCCTGAATACATCATGCTTTGGTTCcactttcccttctctctggAATGGCCATCCTTCCTCTATCCCTATCAATATTTAGAACAGGCTTCAATGCCACCTCTTCTTTCAAgattctctaatttctctgagacAAAGCTAGACTCTCCCTCCTTTGTGCTCCCACCCCCCTATGTACATACCCTTTAAGTAGTCCTTTCTACAGTGATTCTTAACAGCAAAGAAAGACAAGACAAAGAAACAGTCAAGTATTTTCATTACCTGTACAAGAACTGGGAtgtagtaagtattcaataaacgTATGTCAAAGAATTTTAGAAAGTGCTATTAAGCGAAATGCCAAAGAAACAGCCCAGTTGTCTTGGTTTCAAGTCCAGTACTCTTCCGAGTAACTAGGAAGAATGGAGGGGAACTGTGTAAGCAGAATGCATGTGGAGAGGTGGAAATCTGAGGTCCCCAAGAGTTTCTAAGTCTCTCTTTAGGTTGAAATTGTAGGTTTGTTAAACTATAGATAAAGTAGATATGCAGCACAGCTCCTCTCCCCGCCCCAATAAAATGGGACTAAGAGTAGCATCTACCTCACAGGATATTGTTAGGATCAGGGCAAATGAGTCAACAGATGCAAAGTGTGCCTGGAAGTCCCTGCTGGCTATCATCATCATCTCACAAGCTCGGAGAGTTACAAGCCCATCTGTACACTTGGGCTTAGGGCACTCTGGCATTCTTACAAATActcattttctttggaaatgtAACAGACTAGCCAGAGGGTCCTCTACAGGGAGGGACCAGGCAGCCCCTGCTGGCGACGTGGCAATCCTACGTTCTGAAAGAGAGCTGCTGGACTCGGCAGCAGGAAAAGCATCACTGGAAAACGAACCGGAAGGAAGATAATGTAGAAAGCTTCCAGCTTCTCACTCAGACACTTACAATGAAATCGGTTTGGGAGACCCAACCTGCTGCTTTAATTCCCTCTAGGAGGCCTCCGGGGGAACAAAAGGCCAAGTTTTGCTTGGCCTGTGCCCTAACGCCAGCTTGGACCTTTGGGGTTAGCATCTGCCCACGCGAAGCGGGCGAGGCAGGTCCCCTGGCAGGGTCTTTGCTCTCCCTGGGTCCGAGGAGAGCTCTCCAGCCAGGagggcaccttctctctctgtaGACACTTCCCTGGCCCCCGAAGTTCCCCAGGTCTCCTGGACCCACTCCTCTCCCCAGAAGAACCCCGGTCACCCGGCTCCGGGCAGGTCTGCACCTTG
The sequence above is drawn from the Cynocephalus volans isolate mCynVol1 chromosome 8, mCynVol1.pri, whole genome shotgun sequence genome and encodes:
- the P3H1 gene encoding prolyl 3-hydroxylase 1 isoform X2 codes for the protein MAACAMRLLTTLLAVAAAASRAEVESEEGRDLAPDLLFAEGTAAYARGDWAGVVLNMERALRSRAALRALRLRCRTRCAADFPWELDLDSPASLAQASGAAALHDLHFFGGLLRRAACLRRCLGPPAAHSLSEELELEFRKRSPYNYLQVAYFKINKLEKAVAAAHTFFVGNPEHMEMRQNLDYYQTMSGVKEASFKDLEAKPHMQEFRLGVRLYSEEQPQEAVPHLEAALQEYFVANEECRALCEGPYDYDGYNYLEYKADLFQAITDHYIQVLSCKQSCVTELASHPSREKPFEDFLPSHYNYLQFAYYNIGNYTQAIECAKTYLLFFPNDEVMSQNLAYYAAMLGEEQARSIGPRESAQEYRQRSLLEKELLFFAYDVFGIPFVDPDSWTPEEVIPKRLQEKQKSERETAVRISQEIGNLMKEIETLVEEKTKESLDVSRLTREGGPLLYEGISITMNSRHLNGSQRVVMDGVISNDECQELQRLTNVAAVSGDGYRGQTSPHTPNEKFYGVTVFKALKLGQEGKVPLQSAHLYYNVTEKVRRVMESYFRLDTPLYFSYSHLVCRTAIEEAQAERKDSSHPVHVDNCILNAETLVCIKEPPAYTFRDYSAILYLNGDFDGGNFYFTELDAKTVTDRVQADDLVKMLFSPEEVDLLQEQPLDSQLGPPQPAEESLLGSESRHKDEL
- the P3H1 gene encoding prolyl 3-hydroxylase 1 isoform X1, encoding MAACAMRLLTTLLAVAAAASRAEVESEEGRDLAPDLLFAEGTAAYARGDWAGVVLNMERALRSRAALRALRLRCRTRCAADFPWELDLDSPASLAQASGAAALHDLHFFGGLLRRAACLRRCLGPPAAHSLSEELELEFRKRSPYNYLQVAYFKINKLEKAVAAAHTFFVGNPEHMEMRQNLDYYQTMSGVKEASFKDLEAKPHMQEFRLGVRLYSEEQPQEAVPHLEAALQEYFVANEECRALCEGPYDYDGYNYLEYKADLFQAITDHYIQVLSCKQSCVTELASHPSREKPFEDFLPSHYNYLQFAYYNIGNYTQAIECAKTYLLFFPNDEVMSQNLAYYAAMLGEEQARSIGPRESAQEYRQRSLLEKELLFFAYDVFGIPFVDPDSWTPEEVIPKRLQEKQKSERETAVRISQEIGNLMKEIETLVEEKTKESLDVSRLTREGGPLLYEGISITMNSRHLNGSQRVVMDGVISNDECQELQRLTNVAAVSGDGYRGQTSPHTPNEKFYGVTVFKALKLGQEGKVPLQSAHLYYNVTEKVRRVMESYFRLDTPLYFSYSHLVCRTAIEEAQAERKDSSHPVHVDNCILNAETLVCIKEPPAYTFRDYSAILYLNGDFDGGNFYFTELDAKTVTAEVQPQCGRAVGFSSGTENPHGVKAVTRGQRCAIALWFTLDPRHSERDRVQADDLVKMLFSPEEVDLLQEQPLDSQLGPPQPAEESLLGSESRHKDEL